GAACAGGATTTGCTCGCCTGTGGGTGACCAGACCGGGAAAAAATCATCGGAAGGGGCGTGCGTCAAGTTCACCTGTTCACTTCCATCTGGATTCATGAGGTAGATTTCAGTGTTGCCATCACGAAAAGAACTAAACACTATTTTCGCTGTGGCCGGTGCCTCGCTAAAGACAGAACAAATATTTCCATATAACAACATCAGGCTGATAATAAAAAAAAATCGTATGGACCTCATTACTATCTTCTTATTTTTTTCACTGCTCCGACTTGATTTGACCCCACGTCACTGTTAGTTTATCTTGGGGTTGGACCGACAAATTGCCGTGGTTTGGTACATCTTCGCCAGTAATCTTGAAATTGTCAAATCGAGCGGTATATCCCGCAAGGCCGAAACCGACACTACCAACATTAAGGTCCTCCTCCAAGAAAGCGAAGTTGTCAAAGAGACAAGTGAAAGATAGAACATCCTCTCCATTAACCGAGAGTGTAAACCGTTCTTGGTCAACACGCAGTTTTAAATGACTCCACTCCCTTGTTTTCAGAAAAGAGCGTGGTAAAACCGTTGTGCAATTCATACTTGCCCCCTCTTTCAAAATCTCTTCTTGGACCTCCTCTCTCGCGAGTCTGTTGAACACTTCATTTAATTCGGCAAGTTCCATCTTAAAAAATTTATCTATTCTGGCAAAGAAAAGCGGGAGTCCTATTATCTGTCCCATAGGCAAATTTAAAACAACACCCGAAACTATCGGTGAAGGTGTGTTCCAGAAGATATTCCCGATCGCA
This DNA window, taken from Candidatus Poribacteria bacterium, encodes the following:
- a CDS encoding DUF1080 domain-containing protein — translated: MRFAILMIGGILLFQTLPVSAGTFLETFDNFNLKDWEEVTERNAPAGEWRGINGVLQAESKDNAIRMLVIEGAAWHDYEVELDVMPLVRHGRGHIVIAARVNQTYAVIFAIGNIFWNTPSPIVSGVVLNLPMGQIIGLPLFFARIDKFFKMELAELNEVFNRLAREEVQEEILKEGASMNCTTVLPRSFLKTREWSHLKLRVDQERFTLSVNGEDVLSFTCLFDNFAFLEEDLNVGSVGFGLAGYTARFDNFKITGEDVPNHGNLSVQPQDKLTVTWGQIKSEQ